A stretch of the Gemmatimonadota bacterium genome encodes the following:
- a CDS encoding TonB-dependent receptor, whose protein sequence is MRTILLGIVFGGTVLHAPIVQGQQPVAGRAIVGARASLTGMIRDEHGVPHPDAYVSLPVLERTIVSDSRGEFRFIGLPATTVVVTVRAIGHQPISRQVVLRPGQEERLDITLTPATVTLVPVVVTGAATASDPTTPLDVAAIDPDKLKAVTTASLGKTLERVPGVATITTGPMAGNPVLRGMSQGQVRLTRDGVAIESFQGTSRWTPPIAFGSVDRIEVIRGPASVLYGSSAMGGAINFLPKALPRAEAGGARLDGLVETQYFSNNRERYGNGEINGAMAGGLGFRAGVSRRVADNFRTADALPYAVTRQKGDPLVTGELAYTNYDQRSQYGQLGTAGDWGQLQLLYDGFTGYNNFANANGKPAGVGMNNHELRLRGTFLRGPLVVKPSITRQLLRIQRAASAAKTFEEARATATWDQDLSRTVTTARVETEHAAVRGIAGKVGVEYQHQRGVTRMSRIEPSSRIDNVAAFAFEEYRLPRVTLSAGARYDTRQQEARIGTLVRALPEAQRAAALDRTFSVLNGSLGAGVRLTSGLTWTTSVNSGFRAPAIQDLYTDENRPAFGWLEGNPTLDPERSLSVESALRYQGARATGTITVYRNAVQDYIYMENTGRTRVVNGTTRIVYKNLQTDARIRGIEAGGELELLPRVVLEASVMALRSENLTTGEALPLMPADQLRGSLRWSPRPFAFVKAPYARVGGRHSRAKRIAGRTEPFAEFDDNPAGYGISSTPSYSVYEAGVGGRVTLGGQALDVHLEATNLFDTPYRDFLDTQKGFALAQGRNVSLRLSAPLALMR, encoded by the coding sequence ATGCGCACGATCCTGCTCGGCATCGTCTTTGGTGGCACCGTGCTCCACGCCCCCATCGTGCAAGGACAGCAACCGGTCGCGGGACGCGCGATCGTCGGCGCGCGGGCGTCGCTGACGGGGATGATCCGTGATGAACACGGCGTCCCGCACCCCGACGCCTACGTCTCGCTCCCGGTCCTCGAGCGAACCATCGTCTCAGACAGCAGGGGCGAGTTTCGCTTCATCGGGCTCCCCGCTACCACCGTCGTGGTGACGGTGCGCGCGATCGGGCACCAACCAATCTCGCGGCAGGTGGTGCTTAGGCCAGGCCAGGAGGAGCGGCTCGACATCACGCTCACCCCCGCGACGGTGACGTTGGTCCCGGTGGTGGTGACGGGCGCGGCCACCGCCAGCGATCCCACGACTCCGCTCGACGTGGCCGCCATCGATCCCGACAAGCTCAAGGCGGTCACGACGGCGTCGCTCGGCAAGACGCTCGAGCGCGTTCCCGGCGTAGCGACGATCACGACGGGACCGATGGCAGGAAACCCGGTGCTGCGCGGCATGAGCCAGGGACAGGTGCGCCTCACCCGCGACGGCGTGGCCATCGAGAGCTTCCAGGGGACGAGCCGCTGGACGCCTCCGATCGCCTTCGGTTCGGTGGATCGCATCGAGGTCATTCGCGGGCCGGCGAGCGTGCTGTATGGGTCGAGCGCCATGGGAGGCGCCATCAACTTCCTCCCGAAGGCGCTCCCTCGTGCCGAAGCGGGAGGCGCACGACTCGATGGGCTCGTCGAGACGCAGTACTTCTCCAACAATCGGGAGCGATACGGCAACGGCGAGATCAACGGCGCCATGGCGGGGGGACTCGGCTTCAGGGCCGGCGTCAGCCGCCGCGTCGCCGACAACTTCCGCACCGCCGATGCCCTCCCGTACGCGGTCACCAGGCAGAAGGGCGACCCGCTGGTCACCGGAGAGCTCGCCTACACCAACTACGACCAGCGCTCCCAGTACGGCCAGCTCGGGACGGCCGGTGACTGGGGACAGCTGCAATTGCTGTATGACGGCTTCACCGGCTACAACAACTTCGCCAACGCCAACGGCAAGCCCGCGGGCGTCGGCATGAACAACCACGAGCTGCGTCTGCGCGGGACCTTCCTGCGCGGTCCGCTGGTGGTGAAGCCGTCGATCACCCGCCAGCTGCTGCGCATCCAGCGCGCCGCGAGCGCCGCGAAGACCTTCGAGGAGGCGCGCGCCACCGCGACCTGGGACCAGGACCTCTCGCGCACCGTGACCACGGCGCGGGTCGAGACCGAGCACGCGGCCGTGCGGGGGATCGCCGGCAAGGTGGGCGTGGAGTACCAGCACCAGCGCGGCGTCACCCGCATGTCACGCATCGAGCCGTCGTCGCGCATCGACAACGTCGCCGCCTTCGCCTTCGAGGAGTATCGTCTGCCACGCGTGACGCTCTCGGCTGGCGCGCGCTACGACACGCGCCAGCAGGAGGCGCGAATCGGCACGCTGGTACGGGCACTGCCGGAGGCCCAGCGCGCCGCCGCCCTCGACCGCACCTTCTCGGTGCTCAACGGCTCGCTGGGCGCCGGCGTGCGCCTGACGAGCGGCCTGACCTGGACCACGAGCGTGAACAGCGGCTTTCGCGCCCCCGCAATCCAGGACCTGTACACGGACGAGAATCGCCCCGCCTTCGGCTGGCTGGAGGGGAATCCCACGCTCGATCCGGAGCGGTCGCTGAGCGTGGAGAGCGCGCTGCGCTACCAGGGGGCGCGCGCCACCGGCACGATCACCGTGTATCGCAATGCGGTGCAGGACTACATCTACATGGAGAACACAGGACGGACGCGCGTGGTCAACGGGACGACTCGCATCGTCTACAAGAACCTGCAGACGGATGCCCGCATCCGAGGCATCGAGGCGGGCGGCGAGCTCGAGCTCCTGCCGCGCGTCGTGCTCGAGGCGAGCGTCATGGCGTTGCGCAGCGAGAACCTCACCACGGGCGAAGCGCTCCCGCTCATGCCGGCCGACCAGCTGCGGGGGTCGCTGCGCTGGTCCCCGCGACCGTTCGCCTTCGTGAAGGCTCCCTACGCGCGCGTCGGCGGTCGCCACAGCCGCGCCAAGCGAATCGCCGGACGCACCGAGCCGTTCGCCGAATTCGACGACAATCCCGCGGGGTACGGCATCTCATCCACCCCGTCGTACTCGGTGTACGAGGCGGGCGTCGGTGGACGTGTCACCCTCGGGGGGCAGGCGCTCGATGTGCATCTCGAAGCGACCAACCTGTTCGACACCCCGTACCGCGACTTCCTCGACACGCAGAAGGGGTTCGCGCTGGCGCAGGGACGGAACGTCTCGCTCCGGCTCTCGGCGCCGCTGGCCTTGATGCGATAG